The Chaetodon auriga isolate fChaAug3 chromosome 4, fChaAug3.hap1, whole genome shotgun sequence region ATGTCATTTCAGCTTCAACAGAAATACACAgacctgctgtcacagtgtttgAGCTGTGATCAATATGAAAATACACTCAGGTTTAAAGGTCATTCTTGACCTTAAACAACAGTTAAGAACAAGCTAACCTTAAGCTCAATGTAGAAGCTTTTCTGGGCCTTTAAatcaagaaaaaacacagcaaagcagcCAAAGACCTCATCCGTCGCCCTTCCACCAGGTTGGTTCCTTCCAGCTCTTTGTTGACGGATACAAGGATGCAGATTTCTGGCTGCGGAGGTTTGAGGCGGAGCCTTTGCCTGAGAACACCAACCGTCAGCTCCAGCTGCAGTTTGAGCGGCTCGTTGTCCTCGATTACATCATCAGGAACACAGGCATGTAGTCGGTCTGCTCGGCACAAAGTTTGCACCTCTGCCTTGAGTAGGATTTTTGAATTTGAGTCTGTCTTTTGTTTGGCGGGTTATTCTTCTAGACAGGGGAAATGACAACTGGTTGCTGAAGTACGACTGTCCCATGGACCCTGTTGGGAATAGggtgaggacacacagacatgcacacagacagttttTTAAATGCTGGCCccactttgtctttgttttatacCTGTTGCTGTCGTTGTCTCTGTAGGACACAGACTGGGTGGTAGTAAAGGATCCCATTATCAAGCTGGCAGCTATAGACAACGGCCTCGCCTTCCCCCTCAAACACCCTGACTCCTGGAGAGCCTGTAAGCACCTACATTGACATTGTTTTTAACCAATCACTGCATTGCATTTCAATTCCACTCAACGATTCTTCCCTCCCGCTGTTTCTTTGTCCAATCACCAGACCCGTTCTACTGGGCGTGGCTTTCACAGGCCAAAGTTCCTTTCTCCCAGGAGATCAGAGAGCTGGTGCTGCCCAAACTGTCCGACCCAAATTTCATCAAAGACCTGGAGGAGGACTTGTACGAATTATTCAAGGTGCGGAGGGACTCAGACTGagtgttcagctgtgtttcagtgaaggAGGAAGTGGTAATTATGTGAAAACCAGTCTGGCTGAGGAATGGATGCTGAAATTGAAATATGGGAAAATgcgagatggagaggaggaagactcaGTTCTGTGCCTGTGAATgatgtgtctcacctgtgtgtatCACCTGCTGTGTCTCACAGAAAGACCCCGGGTTCGACAGAGGACAGTTTCACAAACAAGTAGCCGTAATGAGGGGACAGGTGAGTTTTCTTCTCTCCCAAAAGCAGCTTCcaggtctgaaaagtgaagccagtGCGGATgtgctttaaacctgcattctttctaatggccagcagggggtgaCTCCACCGGTTGCAAAAAGAAGTTTGGTTATATTAAGCGTATGAGGAAATGACTCTCTTTgtcacttgatttattacctctgCAAACATTTTCCAAATGAGTTTATGGCCTCAGTcgctagtttcaagtcttcctcagcacagcatgatgttcatttagtaaattatggtcccatttaGAGAAAATGGATGATAAAACAGGTTATGCTATTCATGGAAGTTAATTGTAACATTTTGCTGTCTAAAATATCTTATTCAGCACTCGAAGCATCAAAATGGTCCACAAACCAATGGATGACGTCACAGTTGCAATGCCCACTtcttttatacagtctatgctCTGACTGCATGTGTCTGAACAGCAGAATCTAAAGCTGTTAATGtatttacataaaaatgcaaagacacactcaTCTGTCACCAAATTAGATTTAGTCATACTCCTGCAAGCAGTGTGACATGCCTGTCTTTGTCCCGTATTATCCCAAGATCCTGAACTTGTGCCAAGCCTTGAAGGATGGTAAAACACCCCTGCAGTTGGTCCAGATGCCTCCAGTAATCGTGGAAACAGCCAGAGCGCCTCAGAGGGCCAACAGTGAGTCGTACACACAGAGTTTCCAGAGCAGAAGACCCTTCTTCACCTGGTGGTAGGCTCAACTCAGCGAAGAGGAAGCGGAGGAACAGCAGGAAGCCAGAGGACTGGACAGAGTCTGAGAGCACCAGTGTCGACCCTGGACATGGAAAtatccacccccaccccccacccctccccatTGGATATTTTGGTTacacagagtgagtgagtgggtggAGAGATGAGGCCAAAAGAGGAAGAATTTGATAACATAGCTTCCCCGTCTGCCTCTGTGCCTTGTGTGGATGTCAGTGAAGAATTAACACCTGAATGATGAAGATTCTGTACCTTCCTGCGAGAGCGAAGGGTTTCAGGGAGATGTCGGCTTTTCTTTTGGACTCCTGGGTGCACATTATGTTTGCTCACAGTCAACACTGTTTTTGGATGAGAGATGTTCCATTccatgatgtctttttttttttcttcataccTCTCTGCCTTTTAATACTCACctgcatccccccccccccccaaaaaaaaaaaaaaaagcaattcaaAGCCCCGGGCTGGTGGCACTGGTGAAGATCAGCATTTTAACAAATAAGAGAAGTGTTCATTGTGTTTAAGTCTTGAAGATTTAGGAACTGGGCACTCAGTGGTGAGCATGTCTTTACATGTGAAGTGCTTTCACAGTTGCTCACTGCTCCTCCTAACTGCTTAGATTAGGATCTGCAAGTCATCTGGGGTGATGTAGGAAAGCAGACGCACTTCTGATCAAAGAAACAAACTCTTTAAGCTTATGACTGACTCGCCTAATTCTTCTTTCACTGATCAGTGAAATCACGGCGAAGAAGACAAAATTATCCCATCTGCAAACTGGCAAAGGGCTGCTTGTCTCAGCCATATTGACTTCTATTCATGTTCTGGCTTGTGGGTTGGAGCTAAGTAAACAACGAAGTAACTTCCTGCTGTACTGAACTGACATGAAATGTATTGTGACAATGCACTGTATAATTTGTATGTAATATTTAATGATAGATTATAATTAAAACATATTACATTAATACAGATGACTTGATTGATTTGACAGTTAGATGCAGTCACACTACACTCCAGTGCTTTAGTCTGTCCATATGCACAGGTATTGGAAATCTCATTGTCCAACAATAATATGTTAAGTCAGTTAAAGCAGCTGTCATTTACATCTGTTTTTATATTAATGGATTGAAGGTGAAAGGAGCTGCTTGTAGTGATCCACCTACAGAAAATGACCTCCTGACTCAAGtcagattttatttatatagcccaaaatcacaaatcaccATTAGCTCCACAGAGCTTTACGACATTCTGCATCCTTAAACCCTCGATATGGCTGCAGTTCCTTTCAGgtcgttgttttggttttatatatacgtatattatttatttactatgATAATATATCATGAGTTCTCTGGTGCAACACTACCTGTCCTTTATTCTTTAACTGATCCTCATTAGCTTCCACGAGGTGGTTGCTTGTCTTCTTGGGGTCCTCAttaagacaacaacaaaaagtacAAATTAAAATTATGCTGCATcaataagacaaaaaaatgcaGTATAAGCTGAGCATAAAGATCAGAAACTGAATGATAACTCTACacatgaaacaacaaacagcaaaccataacagacacaaaaacaaagatttttgAAAAAATCTGGCAGCTCTGTTTTGTACAACTTGAAGTTTATTTTCTGAGATATTTTTCCGCAGCACTTGACCAGGTGACTGGGTGGTGCTCCAGGTGTGACAGAACAAGTGACCTGACTGCATCGATAATAACAGAAAGTGGAACATATGCAGAACATTTCCTTGAAATAGCAGCAGCATCTTAGCATCTTGGAGACGCTTGGAGTGTAATCAATGTGGTCTGACTAAGACAGCATGTTATCTAATTTAACACCCAGTAATTTGGTTTTTGGTGATCTGCTCAACTGATATCCCATCTGCGGCGTTAGCGAGAACATTCCTACCAAATATAATACATTTAGTTTTGGCAATGTTCGGTGCTAattgttcattttcactcatttagTAATGGTATGCGACTCACCATGTGGATCCTCTGTCAGCTCTGCTAAAGTATGTGACGCACAAAGCAAAGCTGTGACATCAGCATACATAACTACATCAGCTTCTTGAAGACACAAGGTAAATCATTTATAAAAACTGTCTTTATGCTGGGGTCTACCAGAGTACAAGTTAGCCAAAGGCGCTAACAGTGGTACTACAGTATGTCCTTTCCTGCAGAATCAGTCCGGTATTTCATTACTTCAGCGCtgcattgcacccacagtgTGTTGATCAGAGCTCcagtctgttttcagtggaggatGCGGTGAAGATAGCGTTCAGAGTGTCTGGCACACTCCTGTCTCGCCACATCCAACCTCCATGTGGAGGGTTTAAAGGGATTTTGGTTCTCTGGGATGTCTTCCTCAGTCGCTGGCAGAAATTCTCCCTGACTGGCCTCTATGTTGGCCTCATCATCCTCAACAGCGTAGCTGGATAATGGCTCCTCAATCCTGgaagacagagaagcagctgtgGTTTAGCTGAGCGATCACAGGCCTAGTGTACATATTATACTTTGAGCACATTACACTACCTAACAGTACTTTGCCCCTTAAAAATACTGTTGTTGACTAGTTAATGCTTAAGTTCAGGTGGTGAAAATTAGAAACCCTTTGACCTAATGAacatcagacaaacacaatACTAAGTGTTGACATTATTAGTGTGGAGattaagacaaagacacaaatgcTTCTTTACAGCCTTAATTCCCATGatacagtggtggaatgtaactaagttcATTACTGCACTACTGCACTTAAGCACAAATTAAAGGTagttgtactttacttgagcatttccattttctacCACTTTGTATTTCTATAAACTTCCCCTAcatctctggggaaaacattattattaacacTGTAAACTGCACCTCATTCCAAACATAtgaagaaaatgatgcattgctgaagattaaactacccaacaatATATAAAGTTGTTAAATGAGCTCATctttaaacatctacagcaatAACAGCAGGAACTATGCGTACTTTTATTTTGcatacttaaagtacattttcctgacaaTACTTGCATAcagcacttttacttaagtatgGTTTTGAATTCAGAactttacttgtaatggagtattttcacagtatgGCATTAGTACCTTTAATTAACTCATGAATCcaagtacttcctccaccactgcactAATTTGGGAATGGCTGTTGGAGAGCCGCTTGGCTGACAGTTGAAAACGACTCTACAAATTTAGATGCCAGATCTCTGGCCAGAGCTTGCAGGAGGCAGAAGAGCCATCTGTGACTCCACCACAAGTGGTAGACTGAGCCTCATCATGGCCGGCACAAGAGCCACGAGGAGACAGAAGCCAGCAGGACACAAGCTGACGTCTGATTAACCTTTGCTTGGTTGCCTGGAGTATGATGGGTATGATGTTCAAAGACAGTAAGTATGACAGAAAAAGTAGACAAAACTCAGCCTCTTATTATTATACAACAACACTAAGAGTCTGCAGTCATGCCGGCAGCTGTGAGGAGGCCCAGCGGTGCTTTGACCTAAATGCTTACATGTCTCTTCATATGAAATGACATTGTACAAGAGAAATAACTCAAAGGAAGAAGGGAGATGAAAGTTTCAAGTCACTGTGGAGATATCTCAAATTGCCCATAGTCAAGAAAAGTGCCTTGCCTGGAAAATTGAAGGCACGGTTTTCAAGGACTGTAACATTAGTAGGATATACTGTAAGCTGTAGGTGGGTGATTGAAACATGTTGacccaggaaaaaaaaactacaactatccatccaacagttgaaatatttcagactGAACCAAAGTGGTAGCCCAGTgaccaacactgccatctgCAGTCCCATGCTGCTAGCTTAGCTACAAAATGTTGCACCTCCATTTCGTTATTACTACACCACCCTCTAGACTCACTCCACCATTTTACCGTTATGTGGCACTTCATTCACTAATTCAACAAATCTGATTTCATCTCAGTGAGGAATGTTGAAAGCAAAGcctgacagtttgtgtgtgtgtgtgtgtgtgtgtgtgtgtgtgtgtgtgtgtgtgtggaatgcACAGGAGGACGACACAGTCTTGTGAGGTCACGCTGAGTTTGTTAGGCACATGACAATTTACACACTGCATTTCAAGACTCAGAGGGAATCTGGACCACGAGGGTTAACAAGCTCAGCTGAacggtcacacaaacacacaaagacagtggACAGAGAACTGCTCTGCCACTAAGACCAAGGGAATAAAagaatgtttcatgttttcctttcctttgatCACCTCATCTTCATATCACTTTTCACATCTGTTGACTTTTTACTGGCCTTTTGACACTGTCATACCTGAGATAGCCTGATGCTTTGAGCCACTTGAGGTCTCTGTGTCCCTCCGCTCTGATGCCTGCTTTGTTCCTGGCTCGGACTCGGAGCCCCACCAAAGCCTGGGCCAGGCCcgcctcatcctctctctcctccctttcctcctccctcacctcctctgctccctccataTCTGCATCCATCCCTCGCCACACCAGCTTCGCCCGATGTTCAGCGTCTCTGTCCCCCGCTGTTCTGAACAGCCTGTGCAGCTGGTGCAGGTTAACTCCTGTAAAGATGTTGGAGCATCCGGACTTCCTGCTTTGTCGATTGGAAAACTTCCATTGCACAGGCAGACCCTCCTCAGAGGAGGTGGATGCTGGGGCCTCCGCCATGTTACAGAGGTGGAGAGCTTCCAGGTGGTGATATAAGGACAGGAGGGCAATCTCAAGAGGGCAGGTGAGAGAGCTGTCAGCAGGGCAAGGTAAGCTGAGAAggctgcagaaaggaaagagaggaaattgGTCAATCTAAAGAGATCACAGCCTCAGGAAAAGCATTTCCATGGCTGCAGCCAAAAAACCTAATTACCTCAGCCAGGGTGGCTGAGGTAATTAGGTTCCCCTGTGATAAAGTCTCATCTCATTATAAGGCTGCACAGTGAGAGCTAACACACTACATGAACAAACGCGCAGGTGTACACACGCAATTAAGGAcaattttcattattgattaagcTGTCAGTTATTTTTTGGATTCATCGTTTGGGCCATAAAATGTTACAATACGGTGAAAAACATCAATTGCAGTTTTCCAAATCCCAAACTGTCACAATGGAATTGCTTGAATTGTCcaaacaacagtccaaaacccaaagaaatgTCGTCAAACGAAAATAAATCGGATGAGTAGAAACCGGATTGCGGCTCTGTGATGTTGTATTATCTCAATTCGCCATATAGACTACATGCATGTGACAGTCTGGATAAACAATAACGAGTGTTCAACTGTGTCTATTTcaattcatgtgtttttgctcGTGTTATTATGTCGTATTGAAATGTCCCCCTGTACCGACTCTTTCTCATGTAGTTTCCCGTTAACATTTCCATTAATTCAACTGTTTCATAAAAAGTATCCTTGCGGATACTGTTCACTATAAGGAGCCCAGGAGTGGCCGtagagagagatagaggaaataaaaacataccCAGGGCACATTTTGTTACCTCACGCGCTCGAAATATTACTGCGCGCACACGAGGTACCAGTTGTTCCAACGTTTTGCTAATTGGTGCGCATGAAATATGTGCGTATACTTCGAAATGAACGCAGGTAGGCGTGCAACAGGAAACTACGGTACGTCTTAATCCACGCACAACTATCATGCGTAAAGACGCACACATCTCATTCAGCAACAGCGTTAGCTGTCCCCTGAATAAAAAGAGCTATGTGCCAGCTGTTTTTAAGATCAACCTGACAGAAATTCTTCACCAAAATGAACACGTTGAATACACTGGCTGTTAGAGCACAGACTGCCCACCATGTGTGACGAGGCACACTGAACAGTTTGCAGAAAAAGCTCAGTCCAACTTGCCAGACAATCAAAGAACATACATTAGGTCTAgttaaaacaatgcaaataCTAGAGTAAAGGTCCAAGGTTAACGAATGGACGAGATGAACTAAGACTGTGATGGAGACAATGGCGGAGAGTCACTGAATGTTTAAGAAACGTTTTGATGACATATGGTCAGCACGCGTTTTTTCTCTTTAGGATACAAACAGCGCTGTTGAACGAGGTGAGTGCGTCTTTACGCACGGGAGCTACACTTGGATGAAGACAGAGTTGCGTGCTGGTATGAGTTCAGCGTAGTATAAACACGAACCTTGTGCGAACGCAATAACGTTGGAGCACAGTTGTCTGCCATTGCAACAGAAAATAAGTTTAGCCTCCACTGCAGCTAAGAACTTcaacatcatttaaaacacagGTACAAGTTAGTATGACGGCTGTTCTTACCTTGTCGTCCGCAGTTTGAATGAGTCAAACTCTAACCGTACACCACAAACAGACACCTGATTATCTAACCAGCATCCAGACTCCAGACTACAACCTTCACAGCGGCTAATGCCAGGCCGACCCACTTCCGACCCGACGCGTCAGTGGCGCTGCCAGGGAACGTAAAGGAATAATCAAAGAGTAATCCATGAATGACGTTAGTGCCGAGGTGCTTATCCGACAACagcaaccaaaaaaacaaaacaaaaaccgGTCCGACATCACAGagcagacaacaaaacaaactgtaggacacacacacacacacacacacacacacacacacacacacactatatatatatatatatatatatatatatatatatatatatatatatatatatatatatatctgattaattgattgattttattatCACAAagtttgcagtgtgtttgaacATACACtataaaaacatacacaccaaCCTAGAGTGCTTGTACAGGCGGTACAAGAATTTGTtgcctgtgcttttttttaacCACCTTTCCCTGTGCTTGAAGTCTGTACTGTAACTACCCCCACCATAACTTCAGAAGCATGAAGAGCTCTGCTGAAAAGTAACCAGCAGGTCAGAAATGAAGCTGTCCTGTTGGAACAGACCCCTTTGATGtgtgcagagcagctctgtcctcACACTTTCAGTCAAGTTCTTCAACTGGATACCTGAAATGTTCAACtaactgtctttctgtctgtgtcctttGGCACTAAGGGCTGTTCAATGAGATTAATGGAGTGAAGTGATTTAAGTTGACTCAGTCTGTAGTCTCACACTGAGTGCGTTGTGTAACCATTGGGCCCAGTGTTAGTCAACtagctgctgctgatgactgTTGCCTGCATTGCATCATGTCTTATGTTGTAGGTTGTAGGTGTTCCCTCAGTTGTTGGTGTAAATATATAATTGCATTCAGATAatctgtggagagagagagagagagagagagagagagagagagagagaacaccaaaatacagacagacGAACTCAGAGAATCAACTGTTTGATGAAGGCAATTCTGCATGAggtatttgacattttatggactaaAGTAATGTTTGACATCCTTAACAAGAAACTATGTAAAGTACATGCTGATCAGATATGTCACAGAGAACCTCAGATATGGACTCTAAACTcatcaaagctttttttcctATGGTACCTGAAGGCAGCCTAATTAAAGTCTGACCCAGGTGTGTGGCAGACAGCTTCTTTTAAGCTCACCTGGCTCCTCTCAAACATCTTCTGTGATTTCTCCTGATCAAGCTGattcagcctctttctctcaAAGCCAATCATGTGTGGGCCTCTCGCTGCGCTGCTGAGGGCTCGACGGGCTCTTGCTCCCAGAGCAGGTGGAATGATTCAACAACGAGCAGGTTACATCTACAGCAAACCCCCCAAAGAACACGTGGGCCCAGCGGTGAGTTTACACATGTTCAAGTTTAATTTGACATTCATCCTCAGTAGATCTGTTAAAGTTAAAGGTTTTATATTGTCTCTGGCAACTCTTTCTGAATAATTAAGTATTTGAAGTAAGCGGCCGGTTGTGTCCTGCAGGAATCTGCCTTGGTGCTGACGGTGATGACGCTGGCCACACTCGGAC contains the following coding sequences:
- the pi4k2a gene encoding phosphatidylinositol 4-kinase type 2-alpha isoform X2, whose translation is MDETSPLVSPLRDSGDFSYCPTEPTSPRGAFGSTPGSVVRIPAGSPGRSRERQPLLDRDRGSSPREPHRNEFPEDPEFREIIRKAERAIEEGIYPERIYQGSSGSYFVKDSQGKIIGVFKPKNEEPYGQLNPKWTKWLQKLCCPCCFGRDCLVLNQGYLSEAGASLVDQKLELNIVPRTKVVYLASETFNYSAIDRVKSRGKRLALEKVPKVGQRFHRIGLPPKVGSFQLFVDGYKDADFWLRRFEAEPLPENTNRQLQLQFERLVVLDYIIRNTDRGNDNWLLKYDCPMDPVGNRDTDWVVVKDPIIKLAAIDNGLAFPLKHPDSWRAYPFYWAWLSQAKVPFSQEIRELVLPKLSDPNFIKDLEEDLYELFKKDPGFDRGQFHKQVAVMRGQILNLCQALKDGKTPLQLVQMPPVIVETARAPQRANSESYTQSFQSRRPFFTWW
- the avpi1 gene encoding uncharacterized protein avpi1, with protein sequence MAEAPASTSSEEGLPVQWKFSNRQSRKSGCSNIFTGVNLHQLHRLFRTAGDRDAEHRAKLVWRGMDADMEGAEEVREEEREEREDEAGLAQALVGLRVRARNKAGIRAEGHRDLKWLKASGYLRIEEPLSSYAVEDDEANIEASQGEFLPATEEDIPENQNPFKPSTWRLDVARQECARHSERYLHRILH
- the pi4k2a gene encoding phosphatidylinositol 4-kinase type 2-alpha isoform X1, with translation MDETSPLVSPLRDSGDFSYCPTEPTSPRGAFGSTPGSVVRIPAGSPGRSRERQPLLDRDRGSSPREPHRNEFPEDPEFREIIRKAERAIEEGIYPERIYQGSSGSYFVKDSQGKIIGVFKPKNEEPYGQLNPKWTKWLQKLCCPCCFGRDCLVLNQGYLSEAGASLVDQKLELNIVPRTKVVYLASETFNYSAIDRVKSRGKRLALEKVPKVGQRFHRIGLPPKVGSFQLFVDGYKDADFWLRRFEAEPLPENTNRQLQLQFERLVVLDYIIRNTGMGNDNWLLKYDCPMDPVGNRDTDWVVVKDPIIKLAAIDNGLAFPLKHPDSWRAYPFYWAWLSQAKVPFSQEIRELVLPKLSDPNFIKDLEEDLYELFKKDPGFDRGQFHKQVAVMRGQILNLCQALKDGKTPLQLVQMPPVIVETARAPQRANSESYTQSFQSRRPFFTWW